The sequence CTGACGATCACGCTCATCGCGTAATCGAGATACGAACGCTTCAGTTCGTCTTCGATCGCGATGCCGGAAATGCTTCCGCCGGACGGCGGCGCGGGGTGGCCTTCGTCGCTCAAATGGGGGTCCTGACGCGGCCAGATTCGGAGCTAAAAATCATGCCGAATTGGTAGCATTTTGGCGCCTGAGTCACCACAAAAAGACGCTCGAATCAGGTCCCGAAAAGCAGGCTTCAGAACGGGATTTCGTCGTCCATTTCGGAGCGGTCGAAACTGGCCGGAGCATCGCCCGCACCGCCACCGAAGGACCGGCCGCCGCCGCCGTCACCGCCCTTGGTATCGAGCATGGTGAGTTCGCCCCGGAAGTTCTGAAGCACGACTTCTGTCGAGTATTTTTCGTTGCCGTCCTTGTCGGTCCATTTACGGGTCTGCAACGAGCCCTCTACGTAAACCTTGGAGCCCTTGCGCAGGTATTTTTCGGCAACCTCCGCAAGGTTCTTGTTGAAGATCACCACGCGGTGCCATTCGGTCTTCTCTTTGCGCTCGCCGGACGACTTGTCGCGCCAGGTTTCAGAGGTGGCCAGGGACAGGTTCACGACGGCGTCGCCGCTCTGCATGCGGCGGACTTCCGGGTCCTTGCCCAGATTGCCCACCAGAATGACCTTGTTCACGCTTCCCGCCATCGCTTTCACCTTCCGTAGCTAAACCGGCCGGACCCTAAGCCCCGCCTGCGCGCGCCGCCATTGCCCGGCCCGAATGTTCTCTTTATGTTCCAAGCAAAACCGAGTCAATCCCCAGCTTTTCGAGGGAGTGCGCGACGCTACTGCCAGCCACTGAGACCTTGCGATTTAGGCTCGCGGTCACCATCTGTGCGACAGGGTCCCGCGCGTCCACGTGCGGGCTCCTGATCCTTGGAACCTTTACGTTCTTGCGGTTGCCCGGACATACCCGGCTGGCCACACTGTGCGTTTCGGCTTGACGGAAAGACATGTTGGACGACCTCTCTTCAGCCCGGCGCCTTCGCCGCAATCCCGACCGTAAAGCGCCACAGGCGCTGCAGCGGCAGCAGAAGCACGCTGATCGAGAAGAACGAGACGATCGTTCGGAACAGAGTCACGGCTGCGTCCATCGCGGGATTGCCGGGATTGAACCGGACATCATTGAACGAGCAGCCAAACGCCTTCGGGACGCCGAACGTGACACCGCTCAGATATTCGTCGATCCACGGCAGGGGATCCAACACGCCGCCGCCTTGGGCGACGTCGTTGTGGCGGGCCCGCAAGCCGGCGTGTTCCAGCAAGAGTTCACAACGCGAAGACTCCCGCTGCAGAACCAACAGCGCGCTGGGCTGCGCGCGGAACAGATGCTTGTTCGCGTAGTCGACAAAGCCAACCTGTTGTCCCATAGCGAACAGGAACCAGAACAGGACTGGCAACGCGAGATTGAAGACGAAGAGGCGCGCGTAGTCGAAACTCCACACCTTGCGTTCGGCCTCTGGCCGGATCGCGTAGAACTCATAGGCATGGCTGGCGCCGACGAGCCAGATGACGATGAGCGTCAATCCTCCGAAATAGATGTCTTTCAATGCCGGCCCGTGTGGGGGGCCATTGAAGGCGGTGCCGACCCAGATCATGGCAGGCGTGCCCAGGCCGGCTGCCAAGATGTAGAACTGGCTGATGCGCAGACGGATCACCTGGGCCGTGTTGTCCATCGGCGGTCCAGCAAATGCAGGCGTGGTCTGCGGATAGACACGGGCCAACACCCAGTCGAGCGACAGCAGCACGGTATCGATGAGCATCCCGATGGCGATGGCGGCGGACACCACACCGGCAACCAGCATCACGTCGAAGATCGCACCGATCCACCAGCCAGTCTGCATTGCAGAGCCCCCTCGAGGCCGACCCTAACCATTCCGCCATATCTCATCAAACTTTCCCCGCGGCATCTCCGCGGGTCGGAGCACACATGCTGAAGAACATCTCCATTCGCGGCGCGCGCGAGCACAATCTGAAAAACATCGACGTCGAGATTCCGCGCGACACGCTGACGGTGCTCACGGGTTTGTCGGGCTCGGGCAAATCCTCGCTCGCCTTCGACACGATCTACGCTGAGGGCCAGCGCCGCTATGTCGAGTCGCTGTCGGCCTACGCGCGCCAGTTTCTCGAGCTGATGCAGAAACCCGATGTCGATCATATCGAGGGCCTGTCGCCCGCGATCTCCATCGAGCAGAAGACTACCTCCCGAAATCCGCGCTCGACCGTCGGCACGGTGACGGAGATCTATGACTACCTGCGTCTGCTGTTCGCGCGTGTTGGTGTGCCCTATTCGCCCGCGACCGGGCTGCCGATCGAAAGCCAGACCGTCAGCCAGATGGCGGACCGCATCCTCGCGCTGCCGGAAGGGACGCGGCTGTACCTGCTGGCGCCCCTCGTGCGCGGCCGCAAGGGCGAGTATCGCAAGGAGCTTGCGGAGCTTCAAAAGAAGGGTTTCCAGCGCGCCAAGATCGACGGCAAGTTTTACGACATCGGCGAGACGCCGGCACTCGACAAGAAGCTCAAACACGACATCGAGATCGTGGTCGACCGCATCGTGGTGAAAGCCGATATCGGCAACCGCCTGCCCGACTCCATTGAGACGGC is a genomic window of Pirellulales bacterium containing:
- the ssb gene encoding single-stranded DNA-binding protein, translated to MAGSVNKVILVGNLGKDPEVRRMQSGDAVVNLSLATSETWRDKSSGERKEKTEWHRVVIFNKNLAEVAEKYLRKGSKVYVEGSLQTRKWTDKDGNEKYSTEVVLQNFRGELTMLDTKGGDGGGGRSFGGGAGDAPASFDRSEMDDEIPF
- the uvrA gene encoding ABC-ATPase UvrA (The UvrABC repair system catalyzes the recognition and processing of DNA lesions. UvrA is an ATPase and a DNA-binding protein. A damage recognition complex composed of 2 uvrA and 2 uvrB subunits scans DNA for abnormalities. When the presence of a lesion has been verified by uvrB, the uvrA molecules dissociate); this encodes MLKNISIRGAREHNLKNIDVEIPRDTLTVLTGLSGSGKSSLAFDTIYAEGQRRYVESLSAYARQFLELMQKPDVDHIEGLSPAISIEQKTTSRNPRSTVGTVTEIYDYLRLLFARVGVPYSPATGLPIESQTVSQMADRILALPEGTRLYLLAPLVRGRKGEYRKELAELQKKGFQRAKIDGKFYDIGETPALDKKLKHDIEIVVDRIVVKADIGNRLPDSIETA